The following are encoded together in the Pirellulales bacterium genome:
- a CDS encoding sigma-54 dependent transcriptional regulator, with amino-acid sequence MPRLLVIDDEPNVLYSLQKSLTSSTLEVLTAKTGKEGVDRVVDSLPDAVIVDVRLPDMSGLDAYDRIRQIDPRLPVIVITAFAKTETAIEAMRRGAFEYLLKPVDFRRLREVVAKALEVSHLSHVPAVISEEEPTDSPADRIVGNSPAMQEVYKAIGRVAPQNVTVLIVGESGTGKELVARSIYHYSRRSQGPFLAINCAAIPENLLESELFGHERGAFTGADQRRIGKFEQVSGGTIFLDEIGDMSSATQAKVLRLLQEQRFERVGANDTIQIDVRVIAATNKNLTDLVEQGRFRQDLFYRLNGFTLALPSLRDRREDIPLLIEHFLRLFNRELGKNVRSITADARRLLETHDWPGNVRELQSALKFALLHATGEVLTPDCLPEVCRPAAAELAAPGAGALDVGRYTRQLLELNEPHIYRLVSAAVDHVVLDEVLRHVKGNQLQAAELLGISRTTLRAKLRTLGLAVEKWLADGNGA; translated from the coding sequence ATGCCGCGCTTGCTCGTAATCGATGACGAGCCGAACGTTCTCTATTCACTGCAGAAGAGCCTGACCAGCTCGACTCTGGAGGTGCTGACGGCCAAGACGGGCAAGGAAGGCGTCGATCGCGTGGTCGATTCGCTTCCGGACGCGGTGATTGTCGACGTGCGGCTGCCTGACATGTCGGGCCTCGACGCCTACGACCGCATCCGCCAGATCGACCCGCGGTTGCCGGTGATCGTGATTACGGCCTTCGCCAAGACGGAGACCGCCATTGAGGCCATGCGCCGCGGCGCGTTCGAGTATCTGCTCAAGCCGGTCGATTTTCGGCGGCTGCGCGAGGTGGTGGCCAAGGCGCTGGAAGTCAGCCATCTCAGCCACGTGCCGGCGGTGATCAGCGAAGAGGAGCCGACCGATTCGCCGGCCGACCGCATCGTGGGGAACTCGCCGGCGATGCAAGAAGTCTATAAAGCCATCGGTCGCGTTGCGCCGCAGAACGTGACCGTTTTAATCGTGGGCGAAAGCGGCACCGGCAAGGAGCTGGTGGCCCGCTCCATTTATCACTACAGCCGCCGCAGCCAAGGCCCGTTCCTGGCCATCAACTGTGCCGCGATCCCCGAAAACTTGCTGGAAAGCGAACTGTTCGGCCACGAGCGGGGGGCCTTCACCGGCGCCGACCAGCGGCGGATCGGCAAGTTCGAGCAGGTCAGCGGCGGCACGATCTTTCTCGACGAAATCGGCGACATGAGCAGCGCCACGCAGGCCAAGGTGCTGCGGCTGCTGCAAGAACAGCGCTTCGAGCGGGTGGGCGCCAACGACACCATTCAGATCGACGTTCGCGTGATCGCGGCCACCAACAAGAACCTGACGGACCTGGTCGAACAGGGCCGTTTTCGCCAAGATCTCTTTTATCGCTTGAACGGCTTCACGCTCGCGTTGCCGTCGCTGCGCGATCGGCGCGAAGACATTCCGCTGTTGATCGAACACTTCTTGCGGCTGTTCAACCGCGAACTGGGCAAGAACGTCCGCTCCATCACGGCCGATGCGCGGCGCCTGCTGGAAACGCACGATTGGCCGGGCAACGTGCGCGAGCTGCAAAGCGCCCTCAAGTTCGCCCTGCTGCATGCCACCGGCGAGGTGCTGACGCCCGACTGCCTGCCGGAAGTGTGCCGTCCGGCGGCCGCGGAATTGGCCGCGCCCGGCGCCGGCGCGCTCGACGTGGGACGCTACACGCGCCAGTTGCTCGAACTGAACGAGCCGCACATCTATCGGTTGGTTTCCGCGGCGGTCGACCACGTCGTGCTCGACGAAGTGTTGCGGCACGTGAAAGGCAACCAGCTCCAGGCCGCGGAATTGCTCGGCATCTCGCGCACCACGTTGCGGGCAAAGCTGCGCACGCTGGGGCTGGCCGTCGAAAAGTGGCTCGCCGACGGGAACGGGGCGTGA